In a genomic window of Magnolia sinica isolate HGM2019 chromosome 14, MsV1, whole genome shotgun sequence:
- the LOC131226257 gene encoding protochlorophyllide reductase-like isoform X1: MQFAFYLNYNCSIITPMAMQASLLPYLSIHKEAVKSNAAVKDTSFLGVPLSDHVKSEFNPSILRSKRDLSQRKLAIGVRAQTITTTPAINKSTPETKKTLRKGSVIITGASSGLGLATAKALADTGKWHVIMGCRDFLKAERAAKSVGMSKESYTVMHLDLASLDSVRQFVDSFRRSGMPLDVLVCNAAVYLPTAKEPTYTAEGFELSVGTNHLGHFLLSRLLLDDLKKSDYPSKRLIIVGSITGNTNTLAGNVPPKANLGDVRGMAGGLNGLNSATMIDGGEFDGAKAYKDSKVCNMLTMQEFHRRFHEETGITFASLYPGCIATTGLFREHIPLFRLLFPPFQKYITKGFVSEEESGKRLAQVVSDPSLTKSGVYWSWNKDSASFENQLSPEASDSEKARKVWEISEKLVGLA; this comes from the exons ATGCAATTCGCATTTTACTTGAATTACAACTGCAGCATCATAACACCTATGGCAATGCAAGCTTCTCTCTTGCCCTACCTTTCCATCCACAAAGAG GCCGTGAAATCGAATGCTGCAGTTAAGGACACATCCTTCCTCGGAGTTCCACTTTCGGACCATGTTAAATCGGAATTCAATCCCTCAATCCTCAGGAGCAAG AGAGATCTTAGCCAGAGGAAGCTAGCCATTGGAGTAAGAGCTCAAACAATCACCACAACTCCGGCGATCAACAAGTCCACTCCGGAGACAAAGAAAACACTAAGAAAAGGGAGTGTGATAATCACCGGCGCGTCGTCGGGACTCGGCCTTGCAACCGCCAAGGCTCTGGCGGACACGGGGAAATGGCACGTTATAATGGGCTGTAGGGATTTCCTCAAGGCTGAGAGGGCGGCAAAGTCGGTCGGCATGTCCAAGGAGAGCTACACTGTAATGCACCTCGACCTTGCCTCCCTTGACAGTGTCCGCCAGTTTGTCGACAGCTTCCGACGGTCTGGAATGCCGCTCGATGTTCTAGTATGCAATGCTGCTGTTTATCTGCCAACAGCCAAAGAGCCTACTTACACTGCTGAAGGGTTCGAATTGAGTGTAGGAACCAACCATCTCGGCCACTTCCTCCTTTCGCGGTTGCTGCTCGATGACTTGAAGAAATCAGACTATCCCTCGAAGCGGCTCATTATCGTTGGATCCATTACAG GGAACACAAACACATTGGCAGGGAATGTGCCACCGAAGGCGAACCTGGGTGACGTGCGCGGGATGGCTGGCGGCTTGAATGGGCTGAACAGCGCGACCATGATTGACGGAGGGGAGTTTGACGGAGCGAAAGCCTACAAGGACAGCAAGGTCTGCAACATGCTCACAATGCAGGAGTTCCACAGGCGGTTCCACGAGGAAACAGGCATCACCTTCGCCTCCCTCTACCCCGGCTGCATCGCCACAACTGGCTTGTTTAGGGAACACATCCCATTGTTCAGGCTCCTCTTCCCACCTttccagaaatacatcacaaagggctttGTCTCTGAGGAAGAGTCCGGCAAAAGACTCGCACAG GTGGTGAGCGATCCGAGCTTAACCAAGTCAGGTGTTTACTGGAGTTGGAACAAGGACTCAGCGTCGTTCGAGAATCAGCTATCACCGGAAGCTAGCGATTCTGAGAAGGCCCGCAAAGTGTGGGAGATCAGTGAAAAGCTTGTTGGGCTAGCTTGA